Proteins from a single region of Pseudopedobacter saltans DSM 12145:
- the uvrA gene encoding excinuclease ABC subunit UvrA, with product MSKKPIDLGEQKDVEVYGARVHNLKNIDVSFPRNQLVVVTGLSGSGKSSLAFDTIYAEGQRRYMETFSAYSRQFMGGMERPDVDKISGLSPVIAIEQKTTSKNPRSTVGTITEIYDFMRLLFARVADAYSYNTGELMVKMSEDQILNKILEQFDGQPINILAPVVKGRKGHYRELFEQIRKQGYLKVRVDGEIVDVTPKMQVDRYKIHDIETVVDRLIVNQEDKKRIYSSVQEALKIAKGIIKISDKENNVYHFSKYLMCPTTGISYDEPQPNTFSFNSPYGACPECDGLGYVFDIDEESVIPNRKISIMNGALAPLGEYRDTWIFQVIKALSKKYNFSLSQPIEKLSEEALHILLHGTDELITVPVAYNKWNVENYQIEFDGIIKLLEEQNEKKGESMDLEGYRITKTCPVCEGARLKKESLHFKVDQKNIFELSSMDIKNLYHWFNHIEDRLSERQNIIAKEIIKEIRSRISFLLDVGLEYLTLDRTARTLSGGEAQRIRLATQIGSQLMNVMYILDEPSIGLHQRDNDRLIKALKDLRDLSNTVLVVEHDKDMILEADYVIDMGPSAGVNGGKVVAEGTPKEILQKHTLTASYLNGEKGIEIPAKRREGNGNVLSLKGATGNNLRNVSVDFPLGKLICVTGVSGSGKSTLIGETLYPILNRHFFRAKKQPMPYKSIEGLEHIDKVIEIDQSPIGRTPRSNPSTYTGVFSDIRNLFVALPESQIRGYKPGRFSFNVKGGRCETCQGAGMKVIEMNFLPDVQVPCESCAGKRYNRETLEVRYRGKSISDVLDMSIEDAVNFFENIPSIHRKIKTLKDVGLGYITLGQASTTLSGGEAQRVKLATELSKKDTGNTFYILDEPTTGLHFEDIHVLLGVINLLVDKGNTVLIIEHNLDVIKVADHVIDLGPEGGSGGGKIVFKGTPEGLANCEDSFTGKFLKKEMS from the coding sequence ATGAGTAAGAAACCAATCGATCTGGGCGAGCAAAAAGATGTTGAGGTATACGGAGCAAGAGTCCATAATTTAAAAAATATTGATGTATCATTTCCAAGAAACCAGCTGGTGGTTGTCACCGGGCTTAGTGGCTCTGGAAAATCGTCTTTAGCTTTCGATACCATTTATGCCGAAGGGCAGCGTAGGTATATGGAGACTTTTTCCGCCTATTCACGTCAGTTTATGGGAGGCATGGAAAGACCGGATGTCGATAAGATTTCGGGTTTAAGTCCGGTTATTGCCATAGAACAAAAAACAACTTCGAAGAACCCAAGATCAACCGTTGGTACTATTACCGAAATATATGACTTTATGCGTTTGCTTTTTGCCCGTGTAGCAGACGCTTACTCTTACAATACAGGCGAGTTGATGGTTAAAATGTCCGAAGACCAAATTCTGAATAAGATTCTGGAACAATTTGACGGCCAACCCATCAATATATTGGCGCCAGTGGTAAAAGGAAGAAAAGGACATTATAGAGAGCTTTTCGAACAGATCAGGAAACAAGGTTATTTAAAAGTTCGTGTTGATGGAGAAATAGTAGATGTTACTCCTAAAATGCAGGTCGACAGATACAAGATTCATGACATAGAAACCGTTGTCGATCGTCTGATTGTCAATCAGGAAGATAAAAAGCGTATTTATTCATCTGTCCAGGAAGCTCTGAAAATAGCAAAAGGAATTATTAAGATATCCGATAAGGAGAATAATGTTTATCATTTCTCCAAGTACCTGATGTGTCCTACTACAGGGATTTCGTATGACGAACCTCAGCCAAATACGTTCTCTTTTAATTCTCCATACGGAGCTTGTCCGGAATGTGACGGATTAGGATATGTATTTGATATTGATGAAGAATCTGTTATTCCAAATAGAAAAATAAGCATAATGAACGGGGCTTTGGCTCCATTGGGCGAGTATCGTGATACCTGGATTTTTCAGGTCATCAAAGCCTTGTCAAAAAAATATAACTTTTCACTTTCTCAACCGATAGAAAAACTAAGTGAGGAAGCGCTGCATATATTATTACACGGAACAGATGAGCTGATAACAGTTCCTGTAGCATACAATAAATGGAACGTAGAAAACTATCAGATCGAATTTGATGGAATTATAAAACTTCTGGAAGAGCAGAACGAGAAAAAAGGAGAGTCGATGGACTTGGAAGGATACCGGATAACCAAGACTTGTCCTGTTTGTGAAGGTGCCAGATTGAAAAAGGAGTCTCTTCATTTTAAAGTCGACCAGAAGAATATCTTCGAACTATCATCAATGGATATTAAAAATCTGTACCATTGGTTTAATCATATTGAAGATAGACTTAGCGAAAGGCAAAATATTATCGCCAAGGAAATTATCAAGGAAATTCGTTCCAGAATAAGCTTTTTGCTGGATGTAGGTTTAGAATATCTGACTTTGGATAGAACAGCGAGAACCTTATCTGGAGGAGAGGCACAGCGTATCCGTTTAGCAACACAAATTGGTTCGCAGTTAATGAACGTGATGTACATTTTAGACGAACCTTCTATTGGCCTTCATCAGCGTGATAACGACAGACTAATCAAAGCGCTGAAAGATCTGCGTGATTTAAGTAATACCGTTTTAGTTGTAGAGCATGACAAAGACATGATTCTGGAAGCGGATTATGTAATTGATATGGGGCCATCTGCGGGTGTAAACGGAGGTAAAGTTGTTGCAGAAGGTACACCAAAAGAAATTTTACAAAAACATACACTAACAGCTTCTTATCTGAATGGTGAGAAGGGAATAGAAATTCCAGCTAAGCGCAGAGAAGGTAATGGCAATGTCTTGTCTTTGAAAGGAGCAACCGGAAATAACCTGAGAAACGTAAGTGTTGATTTTCCTTTGGGAAAATTGATCTGTGTAACCGGAGTTTCGGGAAGTGGAAAGTCTACTTTAATAGGAGAAACTTTGTACCCGATTTTAAACAGGCATTTCTTTAGAGCTAAAAAGCAACCAATGCCTTATAAATCTATAGAAGGTTTAGAGCATATCGATAAAGTAATTGAGATCGACCAGAGTCCTATAGGGAGAACACCACGTTCAAATCCATCAACTTATACCGGGGTATTTTCGGATATTAGAAATCTTTTTGTGGCTTTGCCCGAATCGCAAATCAGGGGATATAAACCGGGACGTTTTTCTTTCAATGTAAAAGGAGGAAGATGCGAAACCTGTCAGGGTGCCGGAATGAAAGTAATTGAAATGAACTTTTTACCGGATGTTCAGGTTCCTTGTGAATCTTGTGCCGGAAAACGGTACAATCGTGAAACTTTAGAAGTTCGTTATCGTGGTAAATCCATCAGTGATGTTTTGGATATGAGTATCGAGGATGCTGTAAACTTCTTCGAGAATATTCCTTCTATCCATCGGAAAATAAAAACTTTGAAGGATGTTGGTCTGGGTTATATCACCCTGGGACAGGCTTCAACCACCTTGTCCGGAGGGGAAGCGCAACGTGTGAAACTGGCAACAGAACTTTCAAAAAAAGATACCGGTAATACATTTTATATTCTTGACGAACCAACTACCGGTTTACATTTTGAAGATATCCATGTACTTTTGGGCGTTATCAATCTTTTAGTAGATAAAGGAAATACCGTCTTAATTATCGAACACAACCTGGATGTAATCAAAGTTGCCGATCATGTAATTGATTTGGGACCTGAGGGTGGCTCAGGAGGTGGAAAGATTGTTTTTAAAGGAACACCGGAAGGTTTGGCAAATTGCGAGGATAGCTTTACTGGGAAGTTTCTGAAGAAAGAAATGAGTTAG
- a CDS encoding phosphocholine-specific phospholipase C: MDTRRSFLKKASLLAGTTAAFQILPDSIQRALAINAPEGSTYLDAEHIVFLMQENRSFDHCFGMLKGVRGFNDPRRITQPDGLPVWIQSNKKGEHYAPFHLDIENTKATWMGSLPHTWKDMVYARNEGKMNTWLEAKKPKAEYQHMPLTMGYYDRKDLPFYYAFADAFTVCDQHFCSSLTGTSANRSYFWSGAIREEPHNPESIAHVDNRQINYKDISWKTFPERLQEAGIDWRVYQNELSIPVGFTEEEDDWLANFTDNNLEFYKQYHVRFHSAHRNYIRNRINELEIKLEKLKSGNEQEEKLRNELLRLKKEKERYSEENFNKLSDFEKQIHQRAFTTNVGDKNYHKLENMSYTDGKKEQTVNVPKGDIFHQFRGDVQTGKLPTVSWLVAPCRFSDHPGSPWYGAWYVSEALDILTANPEVWKKTIFVLTYDENDGYFDHVPPFVPPHSSRPDTGSLPKGMNTAAEYVTAEQEKIRTNNPDATLDSPIGLGFRVPMVVASPWTKGGWVNSEVFDHTSSLQFLEHFLEKKTKKKIIEENISPWRRLVCGNLTSVFRPVENNTKPELDFVNRNEDIKRIYSAKAKDLPGNYQLIKNATPENDFKSQLPHQEKGVKKACALPYDLNVNAILDKVKGQLLVRFEIGGRLPKNKLIGVPFIVKAGAIYGKDKEPGRIWNFTVKQDEPLIYNWDVYQFKGNYHLEVYGPNGFYRSFAGDKHADIIIQVDTSHGKQGFVLDKKSKNAALIIEDKSYGYESRFPEAGKTGRTGWKLEKSGGWYDFQVLSKDNPGFVYRYAGHIETGRPSITDPLMGGELAMLK; encoded by the coding sequence ATGGACACAAGAAGATCATTCCTGAAAAAGGCTTCTTTACTGGCGGGGACAACAGCCGCTTTTCAAATATTACCAGATTCTATTCAAAGAGCGTTAGCTATAAATGCACCTGAGGGCTCAACATATTTAGATGCAGAACATATCGTTTTTTTAATGCAGGAAAACCGTTCGTTTGATCATTGTTTTGGAATGTTGAAAGGGGTACGTGGTTTCAATGATCCAAGACGGATAACACAACCTGACGGATTACCTGTATGGATACAGTCAAACAAAAAAGGTGAGCATTATGCTCCTTTTCATCTGGATATAGAGAATACCAAAGCAACATGGATGGGTTCATTACCTCATACGTGGAAAGATATGGTGTACGCCCGAAACGAGGGGAAAATGAATACGTGGTTAGAAGCCAAGAAACCCAAAGCCGAATATCAGCATATGCCTTTAACGATGGGATACTATGATCGTAAGGATTTACCATTTTATTATGCATTTGCCGATGCTTTTACAGTATGCGATCAGCATTTCTGTTCATCTCTTACTGGCACCAGTGCGAATCGTTCCTATTTTTGGTCAGGAGCTATCAGAGAAGAACCACATAATCCAGAATCAATAGCACATGTCGATAACAGGCAAATAAACTACAAAGATATTTCCTGGAAAACATTTCCTGAACGTCTGCAGGAAGCAGGCATCGATTGGAGAGTTTATCAAAATGAATTGAGTATTCCGGTAGGTTTTACAGAGGAAGAGGACGATTGGCTGGCAAATTTTACAGATAACAATCTGGAATTTTATAAGCAATACCATGTCAGGTTTCATTCTGCACACAGAAATTATATTCGCAATCGCATTAATGAATTAGAAATTAAACTCGAAAAACTGAAGTCAGGTAATGAGCAGGAGGAAAAATTACGAAATGAGTTGTTACGTCTAAAAAAGGAGAAAGAAAGATATTCAGAAGAAAATTTTAACAAATTAAGTGATTTTGAAAAGCAGATACATCAGCGGGCATTTACTACAAATGTTGGAGACAAAAACTATCATAAATTAGAAAATATGTCTTATACTGATGGTAAAAAAGAGCAAACCGTCAATGTTCCTAAGGGAGATATATTTCACCAATTCCGAGGAGACGTACAAACAGGCAAATTGCCAACCGTTTCTTGGTTAGTGGCACCGTGTCGTTTTTCAGATCATCCCGGGTCTCCGTGGTATGGCGCATGGTACGTGTCAGAGGCATTAGACATCCTAACGGCGAATCCTGAAGTGTGGAAGAAAACCATATTTGTACTAACCTATGATGAAAACGATGGTTACTTTGATCATGTACCGCCATTTGTACCCCCACATAGTTCGCGACCAGATACAGGAAGCCTGCCGAAGGGGATGAATACAGCTGCGGAATATGTAACAGCAGAGCAAGAGAAAATCAGGACTAACAATCCAGACGCAACTTTAGATAGTCCTATTGGATTAGGATTCCGCGTTCCGATGGTTGTCGCTTCTCCATGGACAAAAGGAGGTTGGGTAAATTCAGAAGTATTTGATCATACCTCAAGTCTGCAATTCTTAGAGCATTTTCTGGAAAAGAAGACGAAGAAAAAAATTATCGAAGAAAACATTAGTCCTTGGAGAAGGCTAGTTTGTGGTAACCTGACTTCTGTGTTTCGACCGGTAGAGAACAATACTAAACCCGAGCTGGACTTTGTAAACCGAAATGAAGATATTAAACGTATTTATAGTGCGAAAGCAAAAGATTTGCCGGGAAATTATCAGCTTATCAAAAACGCAACGCCAGAAAATGATTTTAAAAGTCAGCTTCCTCACCAGGAAAAGGGAGTGAAAAAAGCTTGCGCCTTGCCTTATGATCTGAATGTAAATGCGATTTTAGATAAAGTAAAAGGGCAATTGCTTGTACGTTTTGAAATTGGAGGACGTTTGCCAAAAAACAAATTGATTGGTGTTCCCTTTATTGTTAAGGCAGGGGCCATTTATGGAAAAGATAAAGAACCTGGGCGAATATGGAATTTTACGGTTAAACAAGATGAGCCTTTGATTTATAATTGGGATGTTTATCAGTTTAAAGGAAACTATCATCTCGAAGTGTATGGCCCCAATGGGTTCTATCGGTCTTTTGCGGGAGACAAACATGCAGATATCATTATTCAGGTTGACACCTCTCATGGAAAACAAGGCTTTGTATTGGACAAAAAATCAAAAAATGCTGCGTTAATTATAGAAGATAAATCCTATGGATATGAAAGTCGGTTTCCAGAGGCAGGAAAAACTGGGAGGACCGGGTGGAAGCTGGAAAAGTCTGGTGGTTGGTATGACTTTCAAGTCCTGTCTAAAGATAATCCTGGTTTTGTTTATCGATATGCAGGACATATCGAAACTGGGCGTCCGAGTATAACTGATCCGTTAATGGGAGGGGAATTAGCGATGCTGAAGTAA
- a CDS encoding bifunctional ADP-dependent NAD(P)H-hydrate dehydratase/NAD(P)H-hydrate epimerase, translating to MLKLLNAEQTKLADQYTIENEPIPSLELMERASYTFVKTFSERFLDKKKTITIFCGKRNNGGDGLAIARLLHQDRYEFVDVVIVDFSDKSTPEFDANLIALQQTDVSIFYLKNPEELEGKQTDVIIDAIFGIGLSRELDQSYQQLIEKLNLLSGKKISVDIPSGMPSEGRLYGNVIFKADWVITFQRPKLNFLLPLSAPYIKEWKVVNIGLNEHFIENTASPYYWIWKKDISDHIKVRKSFDHKGTYGHNLIIAGDIDTMGAALLTAESSMKSGSGLTTACIPQSGITALNARLPEVMYLSRENLDNTDLDKYSSICIGPGLGKTEEAKAIIIHLISTYKKPIVFDADALNILAEDENLLSQIPLHSILTPHIKEFDRLFGEHHNCWDRIETAFRQAQKLQSYIVLKNRYTMIFTPTGLCYFNSSGSPAMAIGGMGDVLTGMISSFIAQDYPIENAIIIAVFLHGYIGEQLGQKMYVVPPTKLIKQIPYVIKDLKS from the coding sequence ATGCTTAAACTTTTAAACGCAGAGCAAACAAAACTTGCTGATCAGTATACCATAGAAAACGAACCCATTCCCTCGTTGGAATTGATGGAGCGGGCTTCATATACTTTTGTGAAGACATTTTCAGAACGCTTTCTGGATAAGAAAAAGACCATTACCATTTTCTGTGGAAAAAGAAATAATGGAGGCGACGGTTTGGCGATTGCTCGTTTATTACATCAGGACAGGTATGAATTTGTTGATGTTGTAATTGTTGATTTCTCCGATAAATCTACACCCGAATTTGATGCCAATCTCATTGCATTGCAGCAAACAGATGTCAGTATATTTTATCTTAAAAATCCGGAAGAACTGGAAGGCAAACAGACCGATGTAATTATAGATGCAATATTCGGTATTGGCCTTAGTCGCGAATTGGATCAGTCCTATCAGCAATTGATTGAAAAGCTGAATCTTTTATCCGGAAAGAAAATCAGTGTAGATATTCCAAGCGGAATGCCTTCGGAGGGAAGACTTTATGGAAATGTTATTTTTAAAGCAGATTGGGTTATTACTTTTCAGAGACCCAAACTTAATTTCCTGCTGCCTTTATCAGCACCTTACATCAAAGAGTGGAAAGTTGTGAATATTGGCTTGAATGAACATTTCATAGAAAATACTGCCTCTCCGTATTATTGGATTTGGAAGAAGGACATTTCAGACCATATCAAAGTGAGAAAATCTTTTGATCACAAAGGTACTTATGGGCATAATTTGATTATAGCGGGAGATATTGATACCATGGGCGCCGCATTATTAACCGCTGAGTCGAGTATGAAAAGTGGTTCGGGATTAACAACAGCGTGTATCCCTCAAAGTGGAATAACAGCGCTAAACGCCCGTTTACCAGAAGTAATGTATTTAAGCCGGGAGAATTTAGATAATACCGATTTGGATAAATATAGCTCCATTTGCATAGGTCCCGGATTGGGAAAAACCGAAGAAGCAAAAGCGATAATCATCCATCTGATATCAACCTATAAAAAGCCTATTGTCTTTGATGCCGATGCCTTAAATATATTGGCGGAAGATGAAAATTTGCTTTCTCAAATTCCTTTACATTCTATCCTGACACCACATATCAAAGAATTTGACAGGCTGTTTGGAGAACACCATAACTGTTGGGATAGAATAGAAACTGCATTTCGACAGGCCCAAAAGCTGCAAAGCTATATCGTACTTAAAAACAGGTATACCATGATTTTTACGCCAACTGGATTATGTTATTTTAACTCTTCCGGGTCTCCTGCTATGGCAATAGGTGGAATGGGTGATGTTTTAACCGGTATGATATCCAGTTTTATCGCGCAGGATTATCCAATAGAAAATGCGATAATTATAGCGGTCTTTTTACATGGATACATAGGGGAGCAATTGGGACAGAAAATGTATGTCGTTCCACCTACTAAACTCATAAAACAGATACCGTATGTTATAAAAGATTTAAAATCTTAA
- a CDS encoding RNA polymerase sigma-70 factor: MNSSFSSVLDTEAASKELYLSQNKIVPLNNLQDNTQTEREFETLFKSYFKALYAYALTILKDEIAAEEVVQNVFLKLWERKELLEKESIKSYLYKCVYHDSLNHIRHMKVRGKFVEYAQRSEAFSDDAYEVTVGKELEAKLRQALNELPQQCRTVFQMSRFQNLKYQEIADALDISVKTVEAHMGKALKSLRFKLADFLPIVIYVLAYIKLIIIKLL, translated from the coding sequence ATGAATTCATCTTTTTCATCGGTGCTGGATACAGAAGCCGCTAGCAAAGAGCTATATTTATCCCAAAATAAGATAGTGCCCCTTAATAATCTCCAGGATAATACGCAGACAGAGCGAGAATTTGAAACGCTGTTTAAAAGCTATTTTAAGGCGCTATATGCTTATGCACTTACTATTTTAAAGGATGAAATTGCAGCGGAAGAAGTAGTGCAGAATGTTTTTCTGAAATTATGGGAACGTAAAGAACTCTTGGAAAAAGAATCTATAAAATCATATCTGTATAAATGTGTTTATCACGATAGTTTAAATCACATAAGACATATGAAAGTGAGGGGGAAATTTGTTGAGTACGCACAGCGGTCAGAGGCTTTTAGCGACGATGCTTACGAAGTTACTGTGGGAAAAGAACTGGAGGCGAAGTTGAGGCAAGCATTGAACGAGCTGCCTCAACAATGCCGGACAGTTTTTCAAATGAGTCGATTTCAGAATTTAAAATATCAGGAAATAGCCGACGCACTGGATATTTCTGTGAAAACTGTTGAGGCGCATATGGGAAAAGCCCTGAAAAGCTTGAGATTTAAATTAGCGGATTTCCTGCCAATCGTAATTTACGTTCTGGCCTATATCAAACTTATAATTATAAAGCTGTTATGA
- a CDS encoding FecR domain-containing protein: MTDELLIKYLLKETSADEQRLVEQWLLDSEANRKQFDEIRFLWERSADLLKNEALPDEEEAWERFKKKREAQPTVKKMPSGHIFQWIAAASVILITGITLWLFLSKDLGTRNIMTKNEVISQTLSDGSSLTINKNTQLSFSSSKSRRIVKLSKGEVFFNVAPDKNKPFIIELGNTAKVTVVGTSFNIKYRNGLSEVIVETGLVKVTKNNQELNLHPGEKVEFASQDSTLTVSKNTDNLYKYFRNKEFIIDNIALQKVVDVLSEAYSTKITLADKSLENLKLNVKFKEEPLDKILKVIAETFGLRLEKNKEGYILYKR, from the coding sequence ATGACCGACGAACTTTTGATAAAATATCTTCTGAAAGAGACTAGTGCTGATGAGCAGAGATTGGTTGAACAATGGCTTTTAGATAGTGAAGCAAACAGAAAGCAGTTTGATGAAATACGATTTCTATGGGAAAGAAGTGCCGATTTGCTAAAGAACGAAGCTTTACCTGATGAGGAAGAAGCCTGGGAACGATTCAAAAAGAAAAGAGAAGCGCAGCCCACGGTAAAGAAAATGCCGTCAGGACATATTTTTCAGTGGATAGCTGCGGCTTCTGTAATACTGATAACAGGAATTACATTGTGGTTATTTCTCTCCAAAGATCTCGGAACAAGAAATATTATGACAAAAAATGAAGTAATATCCCAAACCCTGTCAGACGGATCTTCACTCACTATTAATAAAAATACCCAATTAAGTTTCAGTTCTTCTAAATCGCGGAGAATAGTGAAACTGAGCAAAGGGGAAGTCTTTTTTAATGTAGCACCGGATAAAAATAAACCATTCATTATCGAGTTGGGGAATACGGCGAAGGTGACTGTTGTGGGGACCTCTTTCAATATAAAATACAGAAATGGTTTATCCGAAGTAATTGTAGAAACCGGTCTGGTTAAAGTCACTAAAAATAATCAGGAACTAAATCTGCATCCAGGCGAAAAAGTCGAATTCGCCAGCCAGGATAGTACATTAACTGTTTCCAAAAATACCGACAATCTTTATAAGTATTTCAGAAACAAAGAGTTTATTATAGACAATATAGCCTTACAAAAGGTAGTTGATGTATTGTCAGAAGCGTATTCAACCAAAATAACGCTGGCCGACAAAAGTCTGGAAAATCTGAAGTTGAATGTTAAATTTAAAGAAGAACCTTTAGATAAAATCCTGAAAGTGATAGCAGAAACATTTGGCTTGCGTTTGGAAAAAAATAAGGAAGGCTATATTTTATATAAGAGATAA
- a CDS encoding carboxypeptidase-like regulatory domain-containing protein, translating to MKFLITSLCFILITLGRLHAQTGSDLQKKVSIKVQNEKLKDILSKIESEGNFSFSYDGALLNADSVITCNFQNLAVIEIIDQLFKGNVDYHEVNGFVVLKPAIYRFFIEADEIEAQDRRYSIKGKVIDSKTGLGIRNASVYEKRLLKSTLTDRNGVFNLRFKGEHKSVILTASKENYKDTTMFFLSDVKVRPEGVKGDNEGEGRFGFNNIVENTGFGRFLISSKRRVQSMNIQKFFVNSKVQASFLPGLGSQGFMSSQIVNTFSFNILGGYSAGVKGFESAGIFNLTKEDIGGGFQLAGLLNQTGGDVNGMQVAGIVNLVHGSFDGFQLGGIANKIGSGFNGMQTSGICNHVNRTFRGMQLTGINNYVKRDFTGVQISGIFNKVNGDFRGVQFSGVANKIAGKGKGVQIAGIINISKKLEGLQFGLVNIADSSSGVGIGVINIYKNGYKKLNVYVNETLSQQISFKSGDKKLYSIVEAGTNWKPNKDRIYNIGFGFGHDFILNTKTLLNTELQGTTFFNENFKVLGNSNKLTLGGEREIFKNIGLVAGISYQLYSEDFADNDRKSYPSWANKISENQRAWFGGKLGVVYSL from the coding sequence ATGAAATTTCTGATCACCTCCTTATGTTTTATCCTGATTACTCTTGGTCGTTTGCATGCACAAACAGGATCGGATTTGCAAAAAAAAGTCAGCATTAAGGTGCAGAATGAAAAATTAAAGGATATACTTTCTAAAATCGAGTCCGAGGGAAATTTCTCTTTTTCCTATGATGGTGCGCTTTTGAATGCTGACAGTGTAATAACCTGCAATTTTCAAAACTTAGCGGTTATCGAAATCATCGATCAGCTATTCAAAGGAAATGTAGATTATCACGAAGTAAATGGCTTTGTTGTTTTAAAGCCGGCGATTTATCGTTTTTTTATTGAAGCCGATGAGATAGAAGCACAGGACAGAAGGTATTCTATAAAAGGAAAAGTAATAGATTCTAAAACAGGATTGGGAATACGTAACGCGAGTGTGTACGAGAAACGTCTGTTAAAATCTACCCTTACTGATCGAAACGGAGTATTTAACCTGCGATTTAAAGGCGAGCATAAATCGGTTATACTAACGGCCAGCAAGGAAAATTATAAAGATACTACCATGTTTTTTCTGTCAGATGTAAAAGTCAGACCCGAAGGAGTGAAAGGCGATAATGAGGGAGAAGGTCGATTTGGATTCAATAATATCGTAGAAAATACGGGTTTTGGGCGATTTTTAATTTCGTCCAAAAGGCGAGTACAAAGTATGAACATTCAGAAGTTCTTTGTCAATAGTAAAGTTCAGGCCTCATTTCTCCCCGGATTGGGCTCTCAGGGTTTTATGAGCTCTCAGATAGTAAATACATTTTCCTTTAATATTTTAGGCGGATATTCTGCAGGAGTAAAGGGCTTTGAATCGGCAGGGATTTTTAACCTTACCAAAGAAGATATAGGAGGAGGCTTTCAGTTGGCTGGCTTGCTTAATCAAACCGGAGGCGATGTAAATGGTATGCAAGTCGCAGGTATCGTAAATTTAGTTCACGGAAGTTTCGACGGCTTTCAATTGGGGGGAATAGCCAATAAAATTGGTTCGGGATTTAACGGAATGCAGACATCAGGTATCTGTAACCATGTAAATAGAACTTTCAGAGGAATGCAATTAACTGGTATCAACAATTATGTTAAACGCGATTTTACAGGTGTACAAATATCCGGTATATTCAACAAAGTCAACGGAGATTTCAGGGGAGTGCAATTTAGCGGAGTTGCTAATAAAATAGCGGGTAAAGGGAAAGGAGTTCAGATAGCAGGAATTATAAATATTTCGAAAAAGCTTGAAGGGTTGCAATTTGGACTGGTCAATATAGCAGATAGCTCTTCAGGAGTTGGAATAGGTGTCATCAACATTTATAAAAATGGCTATAAAAAACTGAACGTTTATGTAAATGAAACATTAAGCCAGCAAATTAGCTTTAAAAGTGGTGACAAAAAGCTTTATTCTATTGTAGAAGCCGGAACTAACTGGAAGCCAAATAAGGATAGAATATATAATATTGGCTTTGGTTTTGGACACGATTTTATTTTAAACACAAAGACCTTATTGAACACCGAGCTACAGGGAACAACATTTTTTAATGAGAATTTTAAGGTCCTGGGTAATTCAAACAAATTGACTTTAGGAGGAGAAAGAGAAATTTTTAAAAATATTGGTTTGGTCGCTGGCATTAGTTATCAACTTTATTCCGAAGATTTTGCCGATAATGACCGGAAATCTTATCCGTCCTGGGCAAATAAAATTAGCGAGAACCAAAGAGCCTGGTTTGGAGGTAAATTAGGTGTAGTCTACTCGTTGTAA